The sequence TATCCATTTTAAATTACTACAACTCAAATAGCCAGTCTCAGCAAACTTAGAGACTGCTTTTTGAATGTCTTGCACTATAACTGAGCTAGCTCCTTGATCATTCAAACTTTCTAATCCTTCTCCCTTACAACAGTTATACTTATCCCTAACGCATACATTCCAACCCACCTTCCTATCTGCTTGCCATTTATACCACCATTTACACAGAAGTACCATATTTCTCTGCTGTAGGGAAGCTAAACCCAAACCACCGTTTTTCTTTGACTTACATAAGTCATTCCAAGCCTTCAAGTGCATCTTCCTGTAATTTGTTTCCTCCAACCCCGACTGACTTCCCCAGAAGAAGTCCCTTATAATATTCTCTAATTGATGAAAAACTCCCAATGGGACTTTATATAAGGCAAATGAATAGGTTGGAAGGCTGTTAATGGTTGATTTGACCTAGGACAACCTGCCAGCCTGATTTAAACTATCCCTCCTTCAACTTGCTAGCTTTTCTTTAAATTCTCTATAAGAGGTTTCCAGAAGACAACTTTCCTTGGACTAATACCAATTTGACTCCCTAAAAAAACTAAAGGCCAGGAACCAACTTTACAACCCAATAACTTAGCAAAATAATTCAAGTCTCTTTCTGGCATATGACAAGAATATATGTAACTTTTAAAAAATGATTCTCAATCCAGAAAGCAACTGAAAGCATTGAAGCACTTTCTTAATTCCCCAAATTGATTTTGCATTTACTTGTAAGAACACTATAGTATCATCAGCAAATTGCAAGTGTGTGATATACTTAATCCCTTTACTCAACTGCACACCCTCAATCAATCCAATCTCATTAGCCTTGATAAGTAACTTATTTATAACCTCTCCAGCAAGATTGAAGAGCATAGGTGATAAAGGATCTCCCTGCCTTACTCCATTTGACATCTTAAATTCTGAAGTAGGGGATCCATTAACTAAAACAGACAACCTAATTGTCTTAAAGAAATCATCCATCCATTGAATCCATCCGCACACTAGttataacgactcatatatttgctattattttattattattttaaagtgtaataattgaataaataattaaataaaataggTGTATTGGAtttggcagcagtgtgttgatGTTTATTATgtgtctgtgatttattggtaaATAAGTTGGAATTTTTGTgatttattattgagttatatGGTTTTGTTTCGCTTGTAAAaatgatt is a genomic window of Apium graveolens cultivar Ventura unplaced genomic scaffold, ASM990537v1 ctg5801, whole genome shotgun sequence containing:
- the LOC141702845 gene encoding putative mitochondrial protein AtMg01250; translated protein: MDDFFKTIRLSVLVNGSPTSEFKMSNGVRQGDPLSPMLFNLAGEVINKLLIKANEIGLIEGVQLSKGIKYITHLQFADDTIVFLQVNAKSIWGIKKVLQCFQLLSGLRIIF